From Leptospira venezuelensis, a single genomic window includes:
- a CDS encoding alpha/beta fold hydrolase produces the protein MFKEVKLFFKEYPAKENAKLTTPILILHGLFGSSKNWVSVSDFLSSYSNVYSLDLRNHGDSPHSSEHSLSAMAEDVKEFIEDRNFDKVILLGHSMGGLVAMAFALRYSEKVEDLIIQDIAPRDYEFRYEGELAVLRTDLSNFKNRQEIDSATSKFVTNPFIRNFLLMNLDRTESGLYRWKLNVDAISHSKNMFQAEFSGADKQYSGKVIFIIGGDSEYFHTSDKIVCLEYFPNAQFETISGGDHYIHFTKAEEFRKILTSFMDSIVSDSGR, from the coding sequence ATGTTTAAAGAAGTGAAACTTTTCTTTAAAGAATATCCTGCAAAAGAAAATGCAAAACTTACTACACCTATCCTAATATTACACGGACTATTCGGCTCTTCTAAAAACTGGGTAAGCGTTTCCGATTTTTTAAGTTCTTATTCTAATGTGTACAGCCTGGATCTCCGGAACCACGGTGATTCTCCACATTCTTCTGAACATTCTTTGAGCGCAATGGCAGAAGATGTAAAAGAATTTATTGAAGATCGTAACTTTGATAAAGTCATTCTACTTGGACATTCTATGGGAGGTCTGGTCGCAATGGCATTTGCACTCAGATATTCCGAAAAAGTAGAAGATCTCATCATCCAAGATATTGCACCTAGAGATTATGAATTCAGATACGAAGGGGAACTTGCAGTTTTAAGAACGGATCTTTCTAATTTTAAGAACAGACAAGAAATTGATTCGGCGACTTCTAAATTTGTAACCAATCCTTTTATTCGTAATTTTTTGCTCATGAATCTGGATAGAACCGAATCTGGGCTATACCGCTGGAAATTGAATGTGGACGCAATCTCTCATTCTAAAAATATGTTTCAGGCGGAGTTTTCAGGCGCCGACAAACAATATTCTGGAAAAGTGATATTTATTATCGGCGGAGACTCTGAATATTTTCATACAAGTGATAAGATTGTATGTTTAGAATATTTTCCGAATGCTCAATTTGAAACAATCTCAGGTGGGGATCATTATATCCATTTTACAAAAGCAGAAGAATTTCGTAAGATTCTTACTAGCTTTATGGATTCTATTGTTTCCGATTCGGGAAGATAA
- a CDS encoding pyridoxal phosphate-dependent aminotransferase: protein MEWNARRLDVIEPSPTLAISAKAAELKKKGEDIVSFGAGEPDFETPAHIKEAAKKAIDKGMTRYTAVSGTVELRDAIITKFKRDNGLEYSRNQIIVGTGGKQVIYNFFLATLNPGDEVVIPAPYWVSYADIVRLAEGKAVIVPTSKADNFRISPAQLEKAITPKTKVVVLNSPSNPTGSAYSRKELEAIGEVILKHKVMVLSDDIYESIVFDGFQFSNLAMLSPELKELTFVANGVSKAYSMTGWRIGYGAGPLHIIQNMDTIQSQSTSNPSSISQAAAEAALNGDQACVGEMAKAFQKRRDLIVGLLNEIPGVEVNVPQGAFYVFPYLTGAYETDGFKKLQAASSETSKSKLFCAHLLDKYKVAAVPGIAFGDDNALRLSYAMGEEDIKKGVARISEMVKDFSR, encoded by the coding sequence ATGGAATGGAATGCAAGAAGGCTGGATGTGATCGAGCCTTCACCCACTTTAGCAATCAGCGCTAAGGCGGCAGAACTAAAAAAGAAAGGCGAAGACATCGTAAGTTTCGGAGCAGGCGAACCTGATTTCGAGACACCGGCCCATATTAAAGAGGCTGCTAAAAAAGCGATCGATAAGGGCATGACCCGTTACACCGCTGTTTCCGGAACGGTGGAACTACGAGACGCAATCATCACTAAATTCAAAAGAGATAATGGGCTGGAATATTCCAGAAACCAGATCATTGTAGGAACAGGCGGAAAGCAGGTTATCTATAATTTCTTCTTAGCTACCTTAAATCCAGGAGACGAGGTTGTGATCCCGGCTCCTTATTGGGTAAGTTACGCAGATATAGTACGTCTGGCAGAAGGTAAGGCGGTTATTGTTCCTACTAGCAAGGCAGACAACTTCAGAATTTCTCCAGCACAATTAGAGAAAGCGATTACTCCTAAAACAAAGGTAGTGGTTCTAAACTCTCCATCCAACCCAACAGGTTCTGCATATTCTAGAAAGGAATTAGAAGCAATCGGAGAAGTGATCTTAAAACATAAGGTCATGGTCCTAAGCGACGATATCTACGAGAGCATTGTTTTTGACGGATTCCAATTTTCGAATCTGGCAATGCTTTCTCCTGAACTAAAAGAGCTTACATTTGTTGCGAATGGTGTGTCCAAAGCATACTCCATGACAGGTTGGAGGATCGGTTATGGTGCAGGACCTTTGCATATTATCCAGAACATGGATACGATCCAAAGTCAGTCTACATCCAATCCTTCTTCTATCTCCCAAGCTGCCGCAGAAGCTGCGCTGAATGGAGATCAGGCTTGTGTAGGTGAGATGGCAAAAGCATTCCAGAAGAGAAGGGACCTGATCGTAGGACTTTTAAATGAGATTCCAGGTGTAGAAGTGAATGTTCCTCAAGGTGCATTCTATGTATTCCCGTACTTGACTGGAGCTTATGAAACTGACGGTTTCAAAAAACTCCAAGCTGCAAGTTCAGAGACAAGCAAGAGTAAATTATTCTGTGCTCATCTTTTGGATAAGTATAAAGTAGCTGCGGTCCCAGGGATAGCATTCGGCGACGATAATGCACTTCGTCTATCTTATGCAATGGGAGAAGAAGATATCAAAAAAGGTGTCGCAAGAATCTCCGAAATGGTAAAGGATTTCTCCCGTTAA
- a CDS encoding DNA repair helicase XPB, translating to MSKPLIVQSDKTMLLEVDNPEFEACQLVVAKFAELEKSPEYLHTYRISPLSLWNAASIKMSADEIVECLEKYSRYSVPKNVVNEIKEQIGRYGKVKLVKEENGDLCIISNEKGFLQEISNHRAVQPYIEKTENDKIYIKKEFRGHIKQALIKIGFPVEDLAGYDEGNKYGFNLRPTTKSGRKFGMRDYQRASVEVFHAGGGNEGGSGVVVLPCGAGKTIVGIGVMQIVGAETLILVTNTLSIRQWKNEILDKTDIPESDIGEYSGEVKEIKPITIATYNILTHRKKKGGDFTHFHLFSANNWGLIVYDEVHLLPAPVFRMTSELQAKRRLGLTATLVREDGLEEDVFSLIGPKKYDVPWKELESKSWIAEAKCKEIRVSMEDDLRMRYSIADDREKFRLASENPEKLKAIGMIMKKHSESHLLVIGQYINQLEEISKAFKIPLITGKTPLGERQELYDAFRSGRIKSLVVSKVANFSIDLPDANIAIQVSGTFGSRQEEAQRLGRILRPKGEDNTAVFYSLISRDTNEERFGQNRQLFLTEQGYEYEIYTLDQFRESLEEKVGAQ from the coding sequence GTGAGTAAACCGTTAATCGTACAAAGTGATAAGACTATGCTTTTAGAGGTGGATAATCCTGAATTCGAAGCCTGCCAGCTAGTCGTAGCTAAATTCGCGGAATTAGAAAAAAGTCCGGAATATCTACACACTTATAGAATTTCTCCTCTTTCCTTGTGGAACGCTGCGTCTATCAAAATGAGTGCAGATGAGATCGTAGAATGTTTGGAAAAATATTCTAGATACTCGGTTCCGAAAAACGTAGTCAACGAGATCAAAGAACAGATTGGAAGATACGGAAAAGTAAAACTAGTCAAGGAAGAGAATGGAGATCTTTGTATCATCTCCAACGAAAAAGGATTTTTACAAGAGATCTCTAACCATAGAGCGGTCCAGCCGTATATAGAAAAGACTGAGAACGATAAGATCTATATTAAAAAAGAATTCAGAGGCCATATTAAACAGGCTCTGATCAAGATTGGTTTCCCTGTAGAGGACCTTGCAGGTTACGACGAAGGAAACAAATACGGATTTAATCTAAGGCCTACTACCAAGTCCGGTAGAAAGTTCGGAATGAGAGACTACCAAAGAGCCTCTGTGGAAGTATTCCATGCTGGCGGTGGTAACGAAGGTGGGTCCGGAGTAGTTGTTCTTCCCTGCGGTGCTGGTAAGACCATCGTAGGTATCGGTGTAATGCAGATCGTGGGAGCGGAAACTCTCATCCTAGTCACGAACACACTCTCCATTCGCCAGTGGAAAAACGAAATTTTAGACAAAACTGATATTCCTGAATCTGATATTGGGGAATACTCTGGAGAAGTGAAGGAGATCAAACCGATCACAATCGCTACTTATAATATTCTCACACACAGAAAGAAGAAGGGAGGTGATTTCACTCACTTCCATCTATTCAGTGCGAATAACTGGGGACTGATCGTTTATGACGAGGTTCACTTACTTCCTGCTCCTGTATTCAGAATGACTTCCGAATTACAGGCAAAAAGAAGATTGGGACTCACTGCGACTTTGGTTCGAGAAGATGGGTTGGAAGAGGATGTATTCAGTCTCATCGGACCTAAAAAATACGATGTACCATGGAAGGAACTGGAAAGTAAATCTTGGATCGCGGAAGCAAAATGTAAAGAGATCCGTGTTTCCATGGAAGACGATCTTCGCATGAGATATTCTATCGCAGACGATAGGGAGAAGTTCCGCTTAGCTTCGGAAAACCCTGAGAAGTTGAAAGCGATCGGAATGATCATGAAAAAACACTCAGAGTCTCATCTACTCGTGATTGGGCAGTACATCAATCAGTTGGAAGAGATTTCTAAGGCCTTCAAAATTCCTCTAATTACAGGAAAAACTCCTTTGGGAGAAAGACAGGAATTATACGATGCGTTCAGATCGGGTAGGATTAAGTCACTAGTCGTTAGTAAGGTGGCAAACTTCTCTATTGACTTGCCGGATGCGAATATCGCAATCCAGGTTTCCGGAACCTTCGGTTCTCGTCAGGAAGAGGCACAACGTTTGGGCCGAATTCTGAGACCAAAAGGTGAGGATAATACTGCTGTATTCTATTCTTTGATCTCGAGAGATACGAACGAAGAAAGATTCGGTCAGAACAGACAACTTTTCCTTACAGAACAAGGTTACGAATACGAAATATATACTCTAGACCAATTCAGAGAATCTCTCGAAGAAAAAGTCGGAGCACAATAA
- a CDS encoding aldose epimerase, translated as MTDGTQWFSWDWTHPITKESFPIILPYNKNISIFESGNFLMFPWVNRYASTEFILNGKDWNAKEMIRDSNQFPVHGIVHSLERKLLKLKNNQKGAEFRVNFPEDWKDSPLSGIAIREEYSIEETSSGTLLSVKTKFNNLRSDSIRFAYGYHPYINLGKNDEEWKLRLQLDKNLELGENLVPIQPFISNPISSVLEGEKIPTLDHLFYGKEPRVILENESKKYSITILSPPPDEGQIPLNYYQIYTKPDRSAIAVEPCSSPGNALLSGQDLKELKGHSETFGEFRILVRAS; from the coding sequence TTGACCGACGGTACCCAATGGTTTTCTTGGGACTGGACTCATCCAATTACAAAGGAAAGTTTTCCTATTATTCTTCCTTATAATAAAAACATAAGTATATTCGAATCCGGTAATTTTCTCATGTTCCCTTGGGTGAATCGATATGCTTCTACAGAATTCATTCTAAATGGAAAAGATTGGAATGCCAAGGAAATGATCAGAGATTCCAATCAATTCCCTGTTCATGGAATCGTACATTCTCTAGAGAGAAAACTTCTAAAACTGAAGAATAACCAAAAGGGAGCAGAGTTCAGGGTGAACTTTCCAGAAGATTGGAAAGATTCTCCACTTTCGGGAATTGCTATCAGAGAAGAATATTCAATCGAAGAGACTTCTTCCGGGACTCTTCTGAGTGTGAAGACTAAATTTAATAATTTAAGGTCTGATTCTATCCGATTTGCTTACGGTTATCATCCTTATATAAATTTAGGAAAAAATGATGAAGAATGGAAACTCCGTCTTCAGTTGGATAAAAATTTGGAATTAGGAGAGAATCTAGTTCCAATCCAACCTTTTATTTCTAATCCGATTTCTTCTGTTTTGGAAGGAGAGAAGATCCCGACTTTAGATCATTTGTTCTATGGAAAAGAACCTAGAGTTATTTTGGAAAATGAATCTAAAAAGTATTCTATCACGATCCTAAGTCCTCCGCCAGATGAAGGACAGATTCCATTAAATTATTATCAAATTTATACAAAACCAGATCGATCTGCAATTGCAGTCGAACCTTGTAGCTCTCCAGGCAATGCACTTTTGTCCGGACAGGATCTGAAGGAGCTAAAAGGTCACTCCGAAACCTTCGGAGAATTCAGGATTCTGGTGAGAGCGTCATGA
- the sppA gene encoding signal peptide peptidase SppA codes for MKFLFHKSILFVLGILFLSQCLFLSFPNQTSPIPKEKLVTGSSTDSPDKILLIPIEGEISGQKSSGGLLGGEKDSIVSRIKTYLSMAALDPAIKGVILKIDSPGGSVTASDLIHHEILEFKKKKNVPVLSLFMDTAASGAYYLSMATDHIQAHPTTITGSIGVLRFGINAKEALDKLGIKSSTIRSGPNKATGNPVEEFTPEQKKVFQDIIMENYERFLSIIKKGRPKLKEADLRKLADGRIYSANQALETGLIDSIGYFEDAVVQVTKLPGYRASSSQTPKIVFYSYKGVQPENFYQIDSDTGTGPTILESLLPFRISPDHKLHYLFSPE; via the coding sequence ATGAAATTCCTGTTCCACAAATCCATTCTATTTGTATTAGGAATCTTGTTTTTAAGCCAATGTTTGTTTCTTTCTTTTCCGAACCAAACTTCTCCTATCCCCAAAGAAAAATTAGTCACCGGTTCTTCTACAGATAGCCCTGATAAAATATTACTTATTCCAATTGAAGGAGAGATCTCCGGACAAAAATCCTCAGGAGGACTCTTAGGCGGAGAGAAGGACAGCATAGTCAGCAGGATCAAAACCTATTTATCTATGGCAGCATTAGATCCTGCTATCAAAGGTGTGATCTTAAAAATAGATTCTCCCGGCGGTTCCGTAACTGCGAGCGATCTAATCCATCATGAAATTTTAGAATTTAAAAAGAAGAAGAATGTGCCTGTCCTTTCCCTATTCATGGACACTGCTGCTTCAGGTGCATATTATCTGAGTATGGCAACCGATCATATCCAAGCGCATCCTACTACGATTACAGGTTCCATTGGAGTTCTTAGATTCGGGATCAACGCCAAGGAAGCATTAGACAAACTTGGCATTAAGAGTAGCACAATTCGTTCTGGTCCAAACAAAGCGACTGGAAATCCAGTGGAAGAATTCACACCGGAGCAAAAGAAAGTTTTCCAAGACATTATCATGGAGAATTATGAAAGGTTTTTGAGTATTATCAAAAAAGGAAGACCTAAATTAAAAGAAGCAGACCTTAGAAAACTAGCAGATGGAAGAATTTACTCAGCGAACCAAGCATTAGAAACAGGGCTTATTGATTCTATTGGTTATTTCGAAGACGCCGTCGTCCAAGTGACTAAACTTCCAGGTTACAGGGCTTCTTCTTCCCAAACTCCTAAGATAGTATTCTATTCGTATAAGGGTGTTCAGCCAGAAAACTTCTATCAAATAGACAGTGATACTGGAACTGGCCCTACAATTTTGGAATCATTACTACCTTTCCGGATCTCTCCAGATCATAAATTGCATTATCTATTCTCACCCGAATAA
- a CDS encoding MBOAT family O-acyltransferase, which translates to MLFNSLPYLALFSLTFLLYWSLPQKGRKPVLLVSSLLFYFYSGAAFSIHFLLVIAVNFYFSLKLWEKKREGKSTSKLLTWIIVLNFVNLAFFKYFYFFLDSLDFFTGTLKFSEFGKGIHIPLPLAISFYTFQLIALQVDIHRDHVPERISSLDYFLFILFFPQLIAGPIMRTTDFLPKLDKPAIDFNRVQWGIFLILSGLFKKVVIADNISGIISGIYQHPGEYNFFSLYLVTFGFACQVYCDFSGYTDMARGSAYLLGYEIPENFRGPFLSPSFREFWGRWHVTLSTWLRDYLYIPLGGSRGGFWRTQGNSMITMTLGGLWHGANFGYVLWGAYLGLILGVERFFSPGDPKKEEEPRGWKRFWKVALIVHLFAISGIFFRTAAAGKNSLNLAWDYFTGFLNIVGGKAMVRWEELAVFILFTFFWNAVQYYPSIREKIQIRFRWLLPSFSVIILLLMGIFGDGGGEFIYFQF; encoded by the coding sequence ATGCTTTTTAACTCCCTTCCCTATCTAGCTTTATTTTCGCTCACTTTCTTGTTGTATTGGAGTCTCCCTCAAAAAGGAAGAAAACCTGTACTTTTAGTTTCTTCTCTTCTTTTTTATTTTTATTCTGGGGCCGCATTTTCGATCCATTTCTTGTTAGTGATCGCAGTGAACTTCTATTTTTCTCTAAAACTTTGGGAGAAAAAAAGAGAAGGTAAGTCTACATCCAAACTTCTGACTTGGATCATAGTTCTTAATTTTGTTAACCTAGCATTCTTCAAATATTTCTATTTCTTTCTGGATTCGCTGGACTTCTTTACTGGGACTTTGAAATTTTCAGAATTTGGAAAAGGGATCCATATTCCCCTTCCACTTGCGATCAGCTTTTATACATTCCAATTGATCGCTCTGCAAGTGGACATTCACAGGGACCATGTTCCCGAAAGGATCTCTTCTTTAGATTATTTCTTATTTATTCTATTCTTCCCACAATTGATCGCAGGGCCGATCATGAGAACTACTGACTTTCTACCTAAACTAGATAAACCTGCAATCGATTTCAATCGTGTACAATGGGGGATCTTTCTCATTCTTTCCGGTTTGTTTAAGAAAGTAGTGATCGCAGATAATATCTCTGGGATAATCTCCGGGATCTATCAGCATCCGGGAGAATATAATTTTTTCAGTTTGTATCTAGTAACATTCGGGTTTGCCTGCCAGGTATATTGTGATTTCAGCGGATACACTGATATGGCAAGAGGTTCCGCATATTTACTTGGTTACGAAATTCCTGAAAACTTCAGAGGACCTTTCCTTTCTCCTAGTTTCAGAGAGTTCTGGGGACGTTGGCATGTAACCTTATCCACTTGGCTCAGAGATTATCTTTATATTCCATTAGGTGGAAGCAGAGGTGGCTTCTGGAGAACTCAAGGTAATTCCATGATAACAATGACCTTAGGTGGTCTATGGCATGGAGCAAACTTCGGCTATGTGCTTTGGGGAGCTTATTTAGGTTTGATCTTAGGAGTGGAAAGATTCTTCTCCCCTGGTGATCCTAAAAAAGAGGAAGAACCAAGAGGATGGAAACGTTTTTGGAAAGTGGCATTGATCGTTCATTTATTTGCGATCTCAGGTATTTTCTTTCGAACTGCGGCTGCTGGTAAAAACTCTCTCAATTTAGCCTGGGACTATTTTACAGGTTTCTTAAATATCGTAGGCGGAAAGGCGATGGTACGTTGGGAAGAATTGGCAGTATTTATTCTGTTTACCTTTTTCTGGAATGCGGTTCAATATTACCCAAGCATCAGAGAAAAAATACAGATCCGATTCCGCTGGTTATTACCTTCTTTCTCCGTAATTATACTTTTACTAATGGGTATATTCGGGGACGGGGGCGGAGAATTCATTTACTTCCAGTTCTGA
- a CDS encoding PP2C family protein-serine/threonine phosphatase, with product MRSSTTIKQYMKDAWPVLIVLNLSVLGSLAIGLKFYTPPVRIPIVLLLVCCFTLFINFSAFVLFLTEKILPREQEFGKIIKRFRRGDSRMQNYVLPLDYVDENYEIRGRCMTYNPIGGDFYNFLKDKDGNYWMGIGDTSGHGYVAGLFSLMIMNQMSHLVHKFETPHEIIDQMLEHLEERTNTFPHIHRSLYATFLLMKADIKGNFLHSGIHPSLVLYKSKEDKTYVVSTDGKFLSTVMNSPLKKPKPSQIFKMDRDDILFCFTDGLFEQKNRSIGGYYGENLYKFLETAPKKNIRKLIDDLFSDVVKHTGGRIQDDMSLLVVRKF from the coding sequence ATGAGAAGCTCCACTACGATCAAACAGTATATGAAGGACGCCTGGCCGGTTTTGATCGTGCTAAATCTTTCTGTTTTGGGTAGTTTGGCAATAGGACTTAAATTTTACACTCCACCTGTTAGAATTCCGATCGTTTTACTTTTAGTATGTTGTTTTACTCTATTCATTAATTTTTCCGCATTCGTTTTGTTTTTAACTGAGAAGATCCTACCTAGAGAACAAGAGTTTGGAAAGATCATCAAACGTTTCCGTCGAGGAGATAGTAGAATGCAAAACTACGTTCTCCCTCTGGACTATGTGGATGAAAATTATGAGATCCGCGGAAGATGTATGACATACAATCCTATCGGCGGAGACTTCTATAATTTTTTAAAAGACAAAGATGGAAATTATTGGATGGGAATTGGAGATACATCAGGTCACGGATATGTGGCTGGGCTGTTTAGCTTAATGATCATGAACCAAATGAGCCACTTAGTCCATAAATTCGAAACCCCTCATGAGATCATTGATCAGATGCTGGAACATTTGGAAGAAAGAACAAACACATTTCCGCATATCCACCGTAGTCTTTATGCTACTTTTCTTTTGATGAAGGCGGATATAAAAGGAAATTTTCTACATTCAGGGATACATCCAAGTTTGGTTCTTTATAAGAGCAAGGAAGACAAAACGTATGTTGTAAGTACAGACGGAAAATTCCTATCTACAGTTATGAATTCTCCTCTCAAAAAGCCGAAACCTTCTCAAATTTTTAAAATGGATAGAGACGATATTTTATTTTGTTTTACCGACGGGCTTTTTGAACAAAAAAATAGAAGTATTGGCGGATACTATGGAGAGAATTTATATAAATTTCTGGAAACTGCTCCCAAAAAAAATATCCGCAAACTGATAGATGATCTATTCTCCGACGTTGTGAAACATACAGGTGGAAGAATACAAGACGATATGAGCCTTTTAGTCGTCAGAAAATTTTAA
- the glpK gene encoding glycerol kinase GlpK, protein MSEYIIGIDAGTTGIRTFCFSKSGTVISSAYSEFKQHFPKPGWVEHDAEEIWAKTEKLILKAIRNGKLKPEKAVAIGITNQRETTVLFDKETGVPVYNAIVWQCRRTSDFCSGLKKEGLEPTFRRKTGLVVDAYFSGTKIRWILDNVKGVRAKAEKGKVLFGTIDTYLLYRLTAGKSHKTDHTNASRTLIFNIEKKEWDKELLKILQIPEAILPETHNSSSLFGRTEGVKGLPDGIPISSLVGDQQGALFGQLCTEPGEAKNTYGTGCFLLFNTGNKLQISKNNLITTLACGPEGKTVYCLEGSIFIGGAVIQYLRDNLRFFKESKLSEKMAASVTKDDEVVFVPAFSGLGAPYWDMNARGAILGLTRDTTQEQITRAALKSIALQSYELVEAMENDTGSKLKVLKVDGGATANNWLMQYQADILGKKIVRPSNLDTTVLGAAYLAGLERGFYSSVNDLKKNQKTSKEFSPKLSSSLREKEIRVWKNSVKRILTSES, encoded by the coding sequence ATGAGTGAATATATCATCGGAATAGATGCAGGTACCACAGGTATACGTACATTTTGTTTTAGTAAATCCGGGACTGTGATCTCAAGCGCATATTCCGAATTCAAACAACATTTTCCTAAACCAGGTTGGGTGGAACATGATGCCGAAGAAATCTGGGCAAAAACTGAAAAGTTGATCCTGAAAGCGATCCGCAATGGAAAGTTGAAACCGGAAAAAGCGGTAGCGATAGGGATTACCAACCAGAGAGAAACCACTGTACTATTCGATAAGGAAACTGGAGTCCCTGTTTACAACGCGATCGTATGGCAATGCCGTAGGACCTCCGACTTTTGTTCCGGATTAAAGAAAGAAGGTTTAGAGCCAACATTCAGAAGAAAAACGGGACTCGTAGTTGATGCGTATTTCAGCGGCACCAAGATTAGATGGATCTTGGATAATGTAAAAGGTGTTCGAGCAAAAGCAGAAAAAGGCAAGGTCTTATTCGGAACAATAGACACGTATCTTCTATATCGTTTGACTGCAGGTAAGTCCCATAAAACGGATCATACAAATGCCAGTAGAACTCTTATCTTTAATATCGAAAAAAAAGAATGGGACAAAGAACTATTAAAGATTCTGCAAATACCTGAAGCAATTCTTCCAGAAACCCATAATTCTTCTAGCTTATTCGGAAGAACGGAAGGTGTAAAAGGATTACCTGATGGAATTCCAATCTCTTCTTTAGTAGGGGATCAGCAGGGCGCATTATTTGGACAATTATGTACAGAACCTGGGGAAGCAAAGAATACGTATGGAACTGGATGCTTCTTATTATTCAATACAGGGAACAAATTACAAATTTCCAAAAATAATCTGATCACAACTCTTGCCTGCGGGCCCGAAGGAAAAACTGTCTATTGTTTAGAAGGTTCCATCTTCATAGGTGGTGCGGTGATTCAATATCTGAGAGACAATCTTAGGTTTTTTAAAGAATCCAAACTTTCTGAGAAGATGGCGGCATCCGTAACTAAGGATGACGAGGTAGTCTTTGTTCCAGCGTTCTCTGGACTCGGCGCTCCTTATTGGGATATGAATGCAAGAGGTGCAATCCTAGGCCTAACCAGAGATACTACTCAAGAGCAGATTACCAGAGCGGCATTAAAATCAATCGCATTACAGTCTTATGAATTAGTAGAAGCGATGGAGAATGATACAGGCTCCAAACTCAAAGTCCTAAAAGTGGATGGCGGAGCAACAGCTAATAATTGGCTTATGCAATACCAGGCAGATATTTTAGGAAAGAAGATCGTAAGGCCTTCTAACTTGGATACGACTGTATTGGGCGCCGCATATCTTGCAGGATTAGAAAGAGGTTTTTATTCTTCCGTAAATGATCTGAAGAAGAACCAAAAAACTAGTAAGGAATTCTCTCCTAAACTAAGTTCCAGTCTGAGAGAAAAAGAGATTCGAGTCTGGAAAAATTCAGTAAAAAGAATTCTTACTTCAGAATCTTGA
- a CDS encoding MBL fold metallo-hydrolase, translated as MRIKFWGVRGSISSPVQGDLIRSKILRILSLASPSDLQSPEAIEDFLDSLALSNWSTYGGNTTCIEIRDKEDKLVIIDGGTGLRELGNSILHEGYASGKGKAVWIFTHTHWDHIQGIPFFVPLYTPGNKFEFVSSVENLEERLRYQHTFTHFPVPFDGFQAEKIFRHVPEGRAFRVTDSITSISKAVRHPGGSFSYRFEEDGKALIFASDAEFNLDEMENIEDYLNYFRGADVLVFDTQYTFEESLQKIDWGHSTASMATDIALRANVKKLVMFHHDPSYDDEKLDAVYLRAIKYKEMFDPDNQLEIIMAREGLEIQI; from the coding sequence ATGCGGATCAAATTCTGGGGAGTGCGGGGCTCCATTTCTTCCCCCGTTCAGGGCGACCTGATTCGATCTAAAATTCTTAGGATACTAAGCTTGGCATCTCCGTCTGACCTCCAAAGTCCGGAGGCAATCGAGGATTTTTTAGACTCATTGGCGCTTTCCAACTGGAGCACCTACGGTGGAAATACGACCTGCATTGAGATCCGAGACAAAGAAGATAAACTTGTTATCATAGACGGTGGAACAGGACTCAGAGAACTGGGAAACTCCATCTTACACGAGGGCTACGCTTCCGGAAAGGGAAAGGCGGTTTGGATCTTCACCCATACTCATTGGGATCATATCCAAGGAATTCCATTCTTCGTTCCTTTGTACACTCCGGGCAATAAATTCGAATTTGTCAGCTCTGTTGAAAATCTAGAAGAAAGATTAAGATACCAGCATACATTCACTCATTTCCCGGTTCCTTTCGACGGTTTCCAAGCAGAGAAAATTTTCCGTCATGTTCCGGAAGGTCGGGCATTCAGAGTTACTGATTCTATTACATCGATTTCAAAGGCAGTGCGTCATCCTGGTGGAAGTTTTTCATACAGGTTTGAGGAGGATGGTAAGGCATTGATCTTCGCATCCGACGCTGAGTTCAATTTGGACGAGATGGAAAATATAGAGGATTATCTGAACTATTTCAGAGGTGCAGATGTTCTGGTTTTCGATACTCAATATACTTTCGAAGAGTCTTTACAGAAAATCGATTGGGGGCATAGTACTGCTTCCATGGCGACTGATATTGCCCTTAGAGCGAATGTTAAAAAATTAGTAATGTTTCACCATGATCCTTCTTATGATGACGAAAAATTGGATGCAGTTTATCTGCGTGCGATTAAATACAAAGAAATGTTTGATCCAGATAACCAATTAGAGATCATCATGGCAAGAGAAGGTCTGGAAATCCAAATTTAA
- a CDS encoding STAS domain-containing protein, with protein sequence MEGFQTDVSLEQGSCVVKIQGNVSLKNAFALKELIIRQFDEGHKDIILDFEGDVYLDSSGIGAIFNTQKYVTERHGHLKLRNLSRDVMTILRIANLDKHLDIIQ encoded by the coding sequence TTGGAAGGTTTTCAAACAGACGTATCCCTAGAACAAGGGTCTTGTGTAGTTAAGATCCAAGGGAACGTAAGCCTAAAGAACGCATTTGCGTTAAAAGAACTCATCATTCGACAATTTGATGAGGGCCATAAAGATATCATCCTGGACTTCGAAGGTGACGTGTATCTGGACTCCTCCGGGATCGGCGCCATTTTCAATACCCAAAAGTACGTCACAGAAAGACATGGTCATCTCAAGCTTAGAAACCTAAGCAGAGACGTAATGACTATTTTACGGATCGCAAATTTAGACAAACACTTAGATATCATCCAATAG